cagtgaacaagaagtgtggaatttaaatatatgtaaaaaaaccaatacagaagtaaaaacttcgagatgtattctggtataaaatcgtttatttaaaaactataaaatgtcatcgattgcagaacgttttcgttctaaacagaacatcttcagtgcctagaatgaagtatttccacgttagattaaagcaaaaggttaaaaatgtgactgttaaaatgaaaaaagtgtgggaatacttacatcctgccgagtattttgaaactagcacaccgtaaatagtgttaacatcatcatatatggtttacataatgtaatatgttaaaatgttatgactacaagtcgatgttaacgGATGtgtttagcatgtgttccactttatccgttaacatcgacttgtagtcataacattttaacatattacattatgtaaaccatatatgatgatgttaacactatttacggtgtgctagtttcaaaatactcggcaggatgtaagtattcccacacttttttcattttaacagtcacatttttaaccttttgctttaatctaacgtggaaatacttcattctaggcactgaagatgttctgtttagaacgaaaacgttctgcaatcgatgacattttatagtttttaaataaacgattttataccagaatacatctcgaagtttttacttctgtattggtttttttaaactatggtatacagccaactattgggattttcccattgattttttttttttaaatatatgtattacaattcgaaactgctgaaatattaatattttgtcataGCTACATTATTATTAAACTCTTGTTGTAATCTTCTGGGCAGTGGGAAATAAATTTAGTTATATGTTTTTATCTTCGACCAACCTATCCCAGGTTTCTTCAATGATGGTCAATTGGTAgtgataaaaataatacctatttaatacctttatacattttttaacgtcttttttttgtatttagattttgTGCAATCCCGTTATCTgttatggcaacaacgaagtgattcacgaattATTGtatccagtctgaacacaggtttacattgggaaaaaaaagtgtaccagtttttaaTGACGGGAAGtgtaccacgtgtgggagtcatatgttgccctaatgCCATATCCATAGGAATTATATACGTCCCTTGGATTTTATGATGTATCCATTTATATAAGacatttagtctatttttaaaaggttttaaccttagTATCTTTGGGTGGCTtagcatgttcttgtaacactgatgctCTTGTTACATAGCGACaacgttttgttttaatatttgtatccCTTTTATGggcttttaaataaatatacattttaccaagacaaaatttttcattaaatttacttgaaAAGTTTAAAACTCATGAAATACTGACGGAAaagagttcaatttttatactcggggAGTTTTGAAGGTCGTTAAATACGAATTTTATCTCGGCGATGgactccaaggtacctggtgcccaggatcgaACTCGTCGTCTAGAGTTTTaggttataatcattcaaaatgaGTCAATCACTAATATCCAAATGTTTTGGgcgtcgctgagcacgaatttcatgtcggcgatgatCTCGGAGGTATCTGGTGCCTACGGtcgaactcgtcgcctagagttttatgttatattcaaaatcagtcaataattACTACTCGGGGAGTTTTGGTGGTCGCTggacacgaatttcatgacggcaaTAGTCTCAGTGGTACCTGGTGCCCATGGTGGAACTCGTTGcttggagttttatgttataatcattcgaAATCAGttaataaccattactcgggggttttaggggtcgctgaatattaatttttaatttttattaaaccaTGTACCCCGGAGATTATCGTGGTCATGAACTTAGCGCTCAGCGACCAGCGACCCCGAATAATGGTTATTGACTGCTCTTGAATGATTGTAACATAAAattccaggcgacgagttccaccatAGACACCAGATACCTCCGAGatcatcgccgacatgaaattagTGCTCATGGACCCCACAAACCCCTAAGTAGTAGTTATTCtagttattgactgattttgaataattGAAGAGCTTGGAACCAGAACGGGACAAGCCACAATTTTGTCAAGAATGAGTTAAAGTGGAAATCGCGCACTTTAAGATCATATTAATGCCCCAAACAGAAAATTTCAGCTGTTTTCTCATAGACGGCACCGCTGTAGTAAGTCTCGTTGTGTCATCATTACTTTATATTGCAACAGAAGGAGACAAGCCACAGTAGTAATCAAGAGGGCGCGCCATGTTGATTGCTGTGGCGGCGGAATATTTCTGTACATGTAAACGGAAAATAGACTTTTCTGAGTTTGATTCTAAACACAGTGACCAAGATCAAGATCCGTTTTTAAATAAAAGCGAAGATGACAAAAACTATACAGTATCCGGAAGTAGCAGCGATTCGGAAAATATAAACTAAGGAACAGTAAGTTTATTGAATGTGTGGCTTGTCCCCTTATGTTATATTTTTCGAATCTAAAAATATTTGGATTTTTCTAAAGGTTTTTTGTGGCTTATCCCTTTTTAGTAAAATACCtacttttttgtagaaaaatgaaTAGGTTTATACCCCAAAGACTTCTCGAGGTCTCTTGCCAACTCCAGAAAATAAGACGCCGTCTAGATGAAGACAGAAGGATACCCAACGACATCGACATAAAAAAAATAAGTGCAAGATTAAAAGAAATCTAGGTTACGAATATATAAATACGAAAGGGAAGaaaatagaaccaaaaaaattaaatgcACCTTTCGGTTGCACAAAACAGTGTAGGCAGAAATTGCTGCTTGCCAATAGATTCTACCAGATACTGGGAATAATGAACCACTGGAAGAAATTGGATATTTGGACGACTTTTCagatattgaaaatattgacaacTGAATTACTTTATTGTGGCATTGTATGTTCATTTTGTTTGTTCTAATTCGATTAAGGGCCTTAATCGAATTATAACCTATAATTTCAGACGACTGGTTCCATCCAccatgggcaccaggtaccttggaatCCATCGCCGAGATCAAATTCGTGTTCAATGACCTCTAAAACCGCCGATTAtaaaaaattgaactcatttccgtcagtattttctgagctataaatttttcattttacatctcttcgagatgcacttactccatgtggtgagaccgctcccgtctggaaaaatatctgattcggtttctttgtggattcctattcaaaaatgtcccctttaaacaaatctgaagggtgtcgGACGGAagttttgggcagaaattgtttaaacaagtttttaaaaaaaaatacaaaagatcacgtttttttgctccatatcacatatttttaagtttcgtgggtcattctaaacaagaaaggtatcttgtaaattttctaaaaaattgatagttttcgagttataagcgatttaaaatctgaaaaatgcgaaaatttgaggcttaaaaactcatatttaaattagtatttttgaggttgccatatacttaaattaaagtttaaacagTTTCAAGATTCTAAAgggtgatcgcgtctaaccttaatttaaatcgttgttttttaattgttaaagatgcatgtccatccgatttttttgccggtgcggcgcgctctattccataaatcttctattttcctccgaacaatatttttttagattctttgggacattataaataaaaaaagttttttgacattttcctcaaaagttaatagttttaaagttataagcgatttaaaaaccgaaaatacgtttttttgtcatttttcggattttaaatcgcttataactttaaaactattaacttttgagaaaaatgtcaggaaacttattttatttagaatataccaaagaatctaggaaaaatatttttcggaagaaaataggagatttttgaaatagagcgcacCGCACCAGCAAAACaatcggataaacatgcatatttaacaattaaaaaacaacggtataaattaaagttagaggTGATCACTCTTccgaatcttgaagctgaatgtatAACCTTAAAATTAAGTATCTAGCAACCTCAAAAAtgctaatttaaatatgagtttttaaacctcgaaaatgcgtattttcgcatttttcagattttatatCGCTTATAACtggaaaactatcaatttttgaggaaaattacaagatacctttcttgtttataataacccagaaaacctaaaaatatatattttagaacaaaaaaaggtgatcttttgtatttgtttaaaaaaatttgtttaaacaatttctgcccaaaaattccgcccggcactcttcagatttgtttaaaggagatcTTTTTGAGTAGGAATCCAcgaagaaaccgaatcagaatttttttcagacgggagcggtctcaccacatgggcTAATTTTGAATGCTGAATCTTATAGAAATTTTTAtctgccggagatcaatttagttcacaaacttTCCTGACACTCAAAAGTTGCAAAAGTTGCATGaagattcatcttactgcacaaaattcctaggttttgggttttttagtgcttcgttgcttcgcctATGTCTACagtttattttttgattttaaaagAAATGATTACTTACTTCCTTGCATGTTACAACCTTTCCTGTCAATTGTTTCAGGCCAGACACAGAGTCCATTGTATTCATCGAATACTAGACCTGCCGTACAGGTCTGTTCAGTATTGTCACCTTGGATACAGTTGTAGAATTTGTTACAAACAGTAGGGTCTTCATGTGCAAAGAAACCGTTTAACCTGGGGCAAACACCTTTTGGTTGAGGGGGTTCTAAGAACagaacaaaaaatattatgtaATGTAAACAATATAAATAGTAGCTATGCTTTATTGTATTGTAAAATTCGAACCCGAAAGATCTTAAATTCCAAGATATCAAAATTCCTGATGCAAGCCCAAAAGACTCAGAGCTTAGCAAGGAAATAAAGCAGAAATGTAGGGACGATCAAAATAAATATCTTAACGATCTATGCAACGAAGTCAAATAACATATAGATAAAAAAGAGACAAGAAAAATGTTTAAAGCTTAAAGCTAAGAAAGCTAAAAACTCACACATAATCTGAAGCAGACAACATGAAAATGCAGACGAAAATGCTTATGGGATCGAAGATGCAGGCactgatattttttaaaaaatatgtcatATAATCTGGAGCAATCAAActtggcctgaagactggactaaatcaatatatcttcttctttaagtgctatCTTTGCGACGGAGGTccgcaatcatcatagctatttgcACTTTAGAGACTGCTGTTCTGAAAATTCATTTGAtctacatccgtaccattctctcaggttgcgcagacATGATATTCTGCAtctctaattttcttgttttgatggtatttaagatttctatttctttattcatatttctcagaacctctttgttggtgacgtgttctgtccacgatattttcagaattcttctgtacacccgcAGCTCGAATGATCCTAGTTTTTTTATTGATGCCGAATTCATGGTCAATATATAGTATGTACCTATCTACAAAAAACTCCGAAAGATATATGTGAAATTTATCGCACCACAGCGCTCACTTTCTTCAACAGCTGCAGGTAGAGATCATTTTTAACAGAGCACATTCATATTAACAGAGTACATTGCGAACCTAGCGCTAACTGATATAGACAAGGGAATACTTATAATAGAGAACGACTGGAGAACAACATAAAATACGTCATTTTTGCATACAGTCTGAACGCTTATCTCCAGGAtcgcagaagtaagtagcaggctTAGGCTTGAATTTAACATCAAACATTTGCTATGTATAgtaaaaaatatcctgttggtgacacaaccccctccaggccgagtagtatggacatctataataataacctatatgttttctgcagccgattttgacggtatacatagttataaacaaatgaagatcaaaaaacggttaattttcgcttttttcgtctattactaaaaagtgaagcattctaaacaaatttgagaataagaaactcataaatcgtataaaaatctTTAATacggcgttcgctgaatatgtctatccttattggatgcttagaaaattgcaaaataaatcataaattttgagtttttataaatattcataacttatgtaaaaattaacttagaaccttcctATTATATGGGATGCTGAGACcactggtgcttaaatcataccctaaacttcaaagcaatcggtcaaatattttaaaaattatttaatttgtgtatcccaaattattttttttttgcaaaactataagtcagaaaatgatgaagttataGTCATACTGTCgatagtttataaaagaagaagatttacactattaacttaattaaaaaaaatgacaaaaaataattttaaatattgcaaaattattttgcaggaacatgtgaattaaaaagggggggggggctaacttcgtccctaattgtcctacgacaattgtttttctttcaaaatgtgtataaaaattcagtctttctaaatatggaaaataatttttctacgggtaacggttaaaaagttattctaattgtttttaagtaagcaagaaatcgacatgtttttgcaaaataaatttacactgtttaaaattaatttttgtcattttttttaattaagttaatagtataaatgttcctctttcataaactgtccgaagtattactttaacctcataattttctgacttatagtgttgcaaaaaaaatgaatttgtgaaaaacaaattaaataacttttaaactatttgaccaattgcttttaaatttaaaatataatttaagcacaagaagtctcagcatttcttgtaataagaaggttctaacttaatttttacataagttatgaacatttatataatctcaaaatttatgatttattttgcaattttctaagcaacaaataaggatagacatatttagcGACCGCCGTATTGATGTTTTTTAcatggtttatgagtttcttattctcaaatttgtttagaatgctttactttttagtaatagacgaaaaaagcgaaaatttaccgttttttgatcttcatttgtttataactatgtatgtcatcaaaatcggctgcaggaaacatataggttattaataaagatatccatactactcaaacaatttggtttcggcctgaaggtggatgtgtcacgagaaaaaaccttatttctctggactattaggTGCAAATTTAAATAAACAGTGGAAACACCCGACAGAAATTAAGATAAGGAATAAGATCAGCTTTCGTCCAAATGGAAACAATTTTAACAGTCactatataaaattggaaataaaagttcgtttactaatggcatttaatggtaggggagcccaagcggggattcttgcagttactcgagcgcgtcagattatcacatggggagaaaccttgtaccctgtaaatgtacctctaccatatattggctcttaatacaaaGGAGTTCGTTAAGGGTGGGGGcggaaaaaatctatccttagaaaaacacGAAATCGTCAAAGTAAGATAAGGTAAGTAGGTACatcatgcaaaacagtgtatatttcaaaaatctgacgatttgagcggttaaggaaatgggcgaatcacaaagtttcacaagaaaaaagcgaatatttcgcgaaatgaacgacagatcgaaaaactgaaaaatacacgtatttagAATTTTTGAAAAACCTATCGAATATCCCCCCACGGGTGGGGgcttactttaaaatattaaatacgagccccttttttatttcagatttggattccttacgtaaaaataggtaacttttattcgagacattttttcgaattatggatagatggcgctataatcagaaaaaatgattgttggaaattgaaaattaaattaaaaaatggaaagtcaccaCTAAGatggaaaattttatttatttttttttgttttaggaccaaatcttcacaacccaataggtccctataacgctcgagtgactgcacatttagcatactttcctccccttcTATAAAATACTACATATTCTTCGTCCGTCTATATGaaatggagtcatggaccttaactgaagcatcactaaAAGACTCGAAGCATTTTCATTACGGTATTATAGATTTATGTTGTGGATTTCCTTGATAGACAAAATTACCAACAAAGAAGTTTTGCacagaatgggtaaagagcgtgAACTAACTATGTATCAATAAATTGTCGCAAACTTAAATACCTGGGCAATATAATGCGTAATTAACAACGGTACGATCTGTTTCGGACCATAATTCAACGTAAGGTGCATTAGAGGTGTATTCTGTTTTCATACCATAAGAAAATTAACTTGAACACTACCTGACATTTTAGAGCAGCAGTCAACACAGCCAAAATAGTCTTGTTAGTATCCACCATCCGTAACAGATAGGCATCATAACAAGAAGCGCTCATTTCACATGCCATCAACGTAATGCTGCAGATTATATCGGAGCGTCTCAAACATTACATGCCGAACCAAATGGGCTTTGTACCTTACAGATGCACTAGAGTACTAGAGAACATATTTTAAACATAGATAAATTGTAGAAACTATTTATGCTATATTGATTACACCAAACCTTTCGACTGTTTGCGTTGGTAGATAACTATGAAGCTTTCTCGAAGAAATAAGTACCATTAATTTAGGTAGAAAGTGATCTTAATGAGTGTCAACAAGAGTGTGCGACAGAAGTAGGTACTGAACTCCATCCCCTTCAACATATACGGAGATTGGATTATGTGGCATGCTTTAGAGTTTAGAATACTAGGAAGGAGGAATCACCATCAATGGCACCAAAATGAATAACCTTCGGTACGTTGATAATACGCCCTCATCACTGCatttaaagaaaaattagaaGAACTCATATAACGAgttgatataaaaaatttaagtcttccgattaaaaaacaaaaatctaaaataatgaTAGTAGACTGACAGATCCCAAagaatttaaataaatataaaagaaatctATGACGCTTTCACCCTATATTGGCTCCTCAATAACAAACCAAGCGGGGTGCAGTGaatcatttgaaaaatttattgcACTGGTCAAGTGGTCAATCAGGTCATGACAAAACTTACAAAGATTTGGAAAAGTCATCTTATAATACCTAATATCAAGGTACGAATAGTTAAAACTATTGTCTAAAATTGAGAGTATCTTGGATAAAGAAAAGAGCTCATTTATCAATCCTTTAACAGATCCAAAACAAAGAAGAGACTATGGACCGTAGCCGCTGAAAATATTGCTAAGTCCTTCGGTCGCGTTATTAAAAGAAATGGTTTTTAAAGGCTTACAGTGGGGGTATGGTCCACGGAAAAAGAAGTCGAGGAAGATCGCTAACCATATTACAGACCTATACAGAtcttattatgaaattcaaagtcgactattacaattaataaaaatatcgGAAGATCGTGTCAAATGGAAATTAACATTACAAAAGGTTTCACGAAATCATGATGCTGGAAAACAAGCTACTGACTAGGAAGAGGAAGAAGAGATGCTTTGTAAAGTTACGTATTTCTATGCTTTTTTGATTCTGGTTATTTGAAATAGAGCCTTTTAGAATCCTTTATTGGTGTGAAGAGTTGTAATTTAGATATCCAGtatatttgataataaattaaTCTTAGTCTTTAGAGTAGTAAACCATCACTTATACAAATATGAAATAGTCCACGAAACTTTCAAttgtaaacataatttaaattgtaCTTACGTAATTGATCCCTATCTCCACAGTCAACATTGAAAGGTTGATCACATTTATTCCGTTTTCTAATTTCTGGATCGAACACTAAACCATCTGGACATAATTTTGTTTTGGCTATTCCATCCTCACATTCATAAAATTTATCACATTGAATGGGGTCTGGGTATTGGCCATCTTTTGGTGGACATTTAAATTGTGCACCTAAAAAATAGGATAACATAAAGATATATATGTATATGTCGGTCAGATGGCTCAGTGGGCTGAGGCGTGCTCGATCGAGAAATCTAGTGGATTTACGATCGAGGTTCGAGTCCCAGCAcggtcatttcaaaaataaaaacatcgTATATAAACGTCGTAGTATAAAATTCtatagaatctacgacttggtctggagtaaactggtgtctgatcggcctatggaggagcggtgcggcaagggataagggcttccggcttgatGATACTcttccatagatccctaccgaagagTGTAGACGCTTCataacggtgtatatatatttatataatagaaactttttaattcctgggttttcgGTCTGAgaaaaataaaacactttgttatggcttaaacgtttcggctaattgcgattttcaataagcactttaatgaataattataaacattacataaaacaaaacaaaagactAAAATTTACATTGCACTTGTTGGCTTGGCGTTTTGTTGTGGAATGCGTTGACTCTTGAAACCATATGGCAGAATTCAAAATTGACGTCCGTTAAGgaccgtatttaaaatatttgccaaattgtacatttataaaaattaaatcaatttattaaattatgatataCATTGGAGAGATCCTTGAtgtcagttttattatttatGCAATTATGGTCTTTCTTTACATgaatcatctccaatatacatcttttgttgtagttttgttctttttctaaaatttgtacattttcaaaatcaaaagcaTGGTTATTTTCTATTGAATGCTTGGCTAATGCTGTagtgtttactttgttggtttgtacactatgtttgtgtgcaaccatccttctatgtatatattgatgtgtttgcccaatgtatgtcgaattgcagtctttacaatttactttataaacaacatCTGACTGCTGGTCCTTAGTAACAAtgggtttaaattttgaaaaacattgccCCGATGTTTTAGGCGCTTTATGTCCAACATTGATATCATATTTTGCAAACATTCTCGACATTTGTTCGGAAAATCCATTTATATATGGTAGGGATATATAGCGTTTATTTGGGTTGGTGATATTACTATTGACATTGTTAGGTGAAATTTGGATTTGATTTGGAGTGGTATTGGAATTTGATTGGTTGTTGAtgatatattttctttttttaattagagGGTTTTAAAATTCTGGcggataattatttttttctaaaatatctttAACTCTTTTCAGATTTTCGGAATGGAATTGTGGGCTAGATAGCTTAATTGCTCTATCCGTTAGACTGAATATAATACTTCTTTTGTGACTTACCGGTGCGTTGGTATTGTagtttaaatatcttccagaccAGACTTCTTTTGTAAACCAGTTGGTAGTTATAAGTCCGTTATTGCTGTTATACTCCAAACTTAgatcgagaaaattaattttgttgttttcttcCATTTCATAAGTAAATTTAATGTTATTATGGAAGTtattgaaaatttgaatatttatatAGATATATTACAAGTCATATACTAACTAAAACATTTTATATACACAATACAATAATTACAACTGTACCATACTTCAATTAAAACGGAAAGTTGCAAAAAATATGTCAGAAATTCGAATATAAAGAATATGAAACAGGACAAAGTTACATCaaatacataattttaaagtCAATAGAAAATACGAAAAGAAACTGTTTTCTCTTTACATATTTTTTgcatcaaaccacttccttcgtggtctccctcttctttCCTTCCCTTGTTCACCTGCTGATAAAACTCTTAGGATgtttctttcttgtggcattcgtaaAACATATCCCAACCATCTAACTTTCTGTACCTtgagttattttaggtttcttatacatctccattagctcctggtgtgttcttctgcgccattccCCTTTAGCCTCCTTTACACCACCAAAAATTTTTCTCattattttcctctcccaaataTCTAGCTTTTTTTCTTCTGTCTGgttcattgtccaagtttcacatgtaTACAACACCGTTGGTCTCATTATTATTTCTTACGCTCGGATCTTGGCTGCCCCGGACAGGTTTTTGCCTTTAATAGTGCGTTTAATAAACCTACTGCTTTGCTTTCGACAACCGTTTATCTATCTCTCTCTTTGTCTACAAAACCTATGCACTGTTGTCTTTTGTTAAGAATCGTGCCGCTTGTCTGGATATTGGCTCCTCTAATTAtctcttttagtactagaatgaATAAGTCTGTTAACAGGGGTCCCCTTGATTTGATCCCCTGttgacgttaaactgatttgaacttgaaaaactgccttctatcatgactttattgactgtattggttaacgtcattttaactaatcgtatcaTTTTCTCTGATATTTCTAGTGCTCTCATTGCTCGTATAGCCCGTTTCGTGAGATGGAGTCGTCAGCCAGTTTAAAATCGATAAAGAGCATATTTATATGCAAGCCTAgattttgttcataactattgttttgtattaattttaGCATAGAAATTTGATCGGTTGTTTATGTTCCCTGTCTGAAATAGTCCTGTcaccagggggggtacaacggcctccttaattcagatggacttacccaagtttttttatatattttgacccgtagaatacgaatttt
This genomic window from Diabrotica virgifera virgifera chromosome 1, PGI_DIABVI_V3a contains:
- the LOC114344572 gene encoding protein obstructor-E; the protein is MKFLVFVCVCIAAASAQFKCPPKDGQYPDPIQCDKFYECEDGIAKTKLCPDGLVFDPEIRKRNKCDQPFNVDCGDRDQLQPPQPKGVCPRLNGFFAHEDPTVCNKFYNCIQGDNTEQTCTAGLVFDEYNGLCVWPETIDRKGCNMQGNTLKDGFTCPKETQKDANGNLVVHPKFPHTTDCQRFYVCLNGVEPRDLGCQVGEVYNDVTQRCDAPENVPGCEDWYQSEETPSSGNSKPAKPKSK